GGCAGGAGTCCAGCCCGGAAGGCCGGGGTATCCTCGAATGGAGCTATCACCGTGATAATCCCGTCTTCCAGCGAGATTTCCACTCCGATGCCGCCGTATTCGCCCTTGGTTTCCGAAATAAAAGAGTTGTATTCATCCGCATCCATATACTGGCTGTAAGGGTCCAGCCCGCTGACCATGCCCTTGAGGGCGTTTTCGAACACCTCATCCTTATTCGGTTCCCTGAAGAAATTGTCCTTGATGAGCTGATAGATGTTCTCGATATCCTGGGTGGTTTTCTGGCTGGGCTGGGATACGCTGGAGTTTGGCGCGGCCCGGAGGTAAAAACTCTTGCCGTCAAAGATGGTCTTGCCAACCAGTAATGTCATGGCCAGCAGAACAATCAAAAAGACAACATTAATACCCTTCTGATAGCGACTATTCTGTGTAGTTGGAATCATACTGGCTTCTCCTTTAAATTGGGAATTCGGAATGCGGATTGCGGAATTATTTATTCTTGTTCCTCCGCGCAGTTTTGATAGAGGTTACGACAATTGCGGTAATTTCAGACGCTTCTTTCTGCAGATGTTTAATCTGGTTTGAGTCGCCCAGTTTAGCATCCGAAATTAATTCTAACCAATATAACGTTTCGTCAACCTCTTCTTCAACGATACCCAATTTAGAAATGAAATCGGCCCTGGAGCGGGCCCGGCAGGCCGCGCGATAATTAGCGCCTACTGAGGTGCCGGACCTCAGAATCTGCCTCCCTAATACATCCCCGGTTTTATTCCTGGGCAGTGTTTCAGCCAGCTGCATTATATCAAGGGCAAATTTCTTAGTTCTAATCTTTAAATCCTCGTATGCCATATCTATTCCTTATTTTTCATTCCGCACTCGCCACTCCACATTCCGCATTTCCTATGGTCTACTTAATTTGGCCGCTACGCCCTGGGCCGCAATCATTACCGGTTCCCAGACATCAGTCACCGGCGGCGAGTAACAGAAATCGCTCTTTAAGATATCGGCTATTGTCATCTTGTTCTGAATAGCCAATGATATCATGTTCACACGCAGGGCCGCGCCGGATGAGCACATGACCTGGCCGCCGATAATCCGTTTGGTCGCCTTGTCAGCGATGAGTTTGACGTGAACGTCCGTGCCGCCCGGATAATAATGAGGCAGGGACGGGAATTTTATCAGCGCGCTAATTGGATTAAATCCGCATTCCGCACTCGCCATTCCGAATTCCGTCATCCCCACACTCCCAATTTCCATATCTAATAACTTCAGAACCGAGGCGTTCAGTATGGCCGGCCCGGTTTCGTGTTCCCGGTGCGCTCCAGTAGGTGCTCCCGACCAGTCCCGATGTTCATCGGGACAGGGCTTGCCGGCTGCGTTGGCCCCGGCCACTACGCCCTGCCGGGCCGCAATCGTGCCCAATCCTATAACTATCGGCTGGCCGGTCAGGTCCGAAACCGCCTCAGCGCAATCGCCCACCGCATAAACATCAGGCAGGTTAGTCCGGAGGGTCTTGTCCACCTTGATGCCGCCGGTGGTGCCGATGGTTACGCCCATGTCCTTGGCTAGTTTTACTGACGGCCTGACCCCGGTGGAAATAATCACCAGCGAATCCTTGTATTCATTTAAATCAGAAATGCTCTTGTCTTCTATTAACTTAATGCCGTGGTCAGTTAGTTTCTGTCTGGCCATCTGGCTGATTTCCTTGTCCAGCATCCGCCAGAGTAGGTATCTCTGTTCTATCACCGTCACATCTAAACCCAGATGTTTTAATGCCTCGGCAACTTCGAGACCTATGAAACTGGCGCCAATAACGACCACAGATTGCACAGATTTCGCCGATGAGATGATGTTTTTGGCATCATCAATCGTGCGCAGGACCCGTACGTTTGGTCCATCTATGCCCCCAATGGGCGGTTTGGAAGGCGTGGAGCCCGTGGCAAATATCAGGGCATCGTAATTCACCTTACCGGCCTCGCCGGTAGTAATGCTTTTATAGGTTACCTCTCGTGTCTGATGATTTATCCCGGTTACCTCTGTGGCCAGTTTCTGGGTTATCTTTTGGCTGGCAAATATCTTGGGCGCGAACACCACCAGGTTTTCTATCGGATTAATCACGCCCTTGATGGCAAAGGGCAGTCCGCATCTGGAATAGGTGGAATGTGACTCCCGGTCAATGATGGTGACTTCGGCCGTTCGGTCATGCTTGCGGGCTGAGAATGCGGCCGAGGCACCGGATGTCCCGCCACCGATTATCACGATTCTCTTTGGCATATATAAACATATACTTCGGAATGCGGCGACAATCAATAAATATTTCCTTTATTCCAATCTATAAGAAAGCTTTAACAACGGGATTTACCGGATTGAACAGATTAAACAATCAGATAAATCCTGCTTAATCCTGTTGTCGAAAATTGTATTGACTTTGCCGGCCTGATATGGTATTAGAACTTTATGAATCGCACTATTCTCGTCATCATCGGCATCGCCTGCGCCGTGATTACCATGGCCGGAATAATGGAATTTGGTCAACGATATCATCATATTGCCGTTGCCCGTCGGCAGCTTCATGACAAAAAATACTGGATACGTGAAGATGCTCTTTCAACGCTTGTCATGCATAACGATAGAGCATCCATTCCTGAGATTATCAAATTATTAGATGGTAATGATTTAAATACTCGGGTGGATGCTATTGGTGCATTAGGTAACCTTAAAGCCAAAGAAGCAATCCCTAAAATTACTATATTATTACAGGATCCTGAATTCGAAATTCGCTGGTTTGCTGTTTGGGCGTTAGGGAGACTCGATGTTAAAGAAGCCGTCCCTGAGATAACCAAGTTATTACAAGACAATGATTATCATGTTCGCGAGACGGCAGTTAAGACCCTGATGGAACTCAATGCCAGGGAAGCCATCCCGGAAATTGTCAAATTATTACAGGATGATGACATGTTTGTCTTAACTGCGGTAATAGATGCAGTCGTGATGTTCCGTAGTAAAGAAGCCATTCCGGAGCTAAAAAAATTACTTAATGATGAGAACAAAGAACGCTCTTCTCTAGCAAAATGGCTTCTGGAATATCTCGGCGTGCCGGATAGTGAAATTGAAAAAGCCAAGGAAGGAAAGTGATTGATATGAAGAAATCAGATATTAAAAAGATAGTGCGACAGGGTTATGCCAAGGTGGCTACCACTAACACTTCCTGCTGCCCTACCACTTCAAGTGCCTCCCGGTGCGCTCCTTCGGTGCTCCCGACCAGTGCTTCGCACAGGGGTGGATGTAATACCAAGGCATCAAGCGCCCCGCTAAGGCGGGGTGGGAAAGGTAGTGTATTGCTTGGACCCAAATCCCTGAGCAAGGCCATGGGTTATTCGGATAAGGAAATGGCGTCCGTGCCCAAGGAGGCCAATCTCGGACTGGGTTGCGGTAACCCCATTGCCCTGGCGTCCCTGAAACCGGGCGAGACCGTGCTGGACCTGGGTTCGGGTCCGGGACTGGACTGCTTCCTGGCCGCCAATAAGGTCGGGCCATCCGGCAAGGTCATCGGCATAGATATGACCCCGGAGATGATTGCCAAGGCACGCAATAATGCCAAAGGCAAATACCCAACAGTCGAATTCCGCTTAGGCGAGATAGAAAAACTCCCGGTTCAGGACAATTCGGTCGATGTCATCATCTCCAACTGCGTCATAAACCTCTCGCCGGACAAACCGGCCGTATTCAAGGAGGCGTTCCGGGTCTTGAAGCCGGGCGGCCGGCTGATGGTCTCGGACGTGGTCACCACCAACCAACTACCGGATGACTTGAAGGAATCCATCGGCGCCTATGTCGGTTGCTTAAGCGGCGCGATAATGAAGGGCCAGTATCTCGGCACCATCAAGCAGACGGGATTTAAGGACGTCCGGATATTGGACGAAGCCAAATTCCCCATCAAGTTTATGTTAAATGACCCGACAGCCCAGGCCCTGGCGCAAACCATTAATCTATCCGGCAAATCACTGGACGGCATCGGCGACTCGGTTGAAAGCATCAAGGTGGCGGCCATTAAACCCAAGAAATAGGATACAGATGCGTCGCCTTTTCCAATAATTCAACAAATACTTGGTTTTTTGCCCCCCTATAGGTATGGTGAGCATACACCGATGAGAGTGCCGGTGACGTGCCTCCGTAGCGCCGGAAGCATACCTCCGTAGCGCCAGAAGCATACCTCTGTAGCGCCGGGAGCATACCTTTGTAAGGCCTGGAGCATACCTCTGTAGCGCCTGGAGCATACCTTTGTAGCGCCTGGAATATACCTTCGTAATGATTGGAATATACCTCGGTAACGCTTGGAATATACCTTTGTAGCGCCCAGAATGCACCCTCGTAGGGCCGGTGACGTACCGCCGTAGCGCCGATAACGTACCCCCGTAGCGCCAAGGGTCCTACCCCCCACCATACCCCCTCCCCCTGTTTTCAGGGGATAATTTATGAGAAGAATGGGATAAGTTAATGTAAATAAAGGGGTAATAAGAAACTTGGCTATTTGGTATACCTTACCCGTAGTTCCCTGGCCGCCTTGACCTCGTCCAGCCGGCCCACCGGGGTTGATGTCGGGGCGGTCTTGACTACATCGGGCGTGGTTTCGGCCTCTTTGGCGATAGCTATCATGACCGAGATAAATTCGTCTAAGGTCTCTTTGCTTTCGGTCTCGGTGGGTTCTATCATCAGCGCTTCGTGGACTATAAGCGGGAAATATATCGTGGGCGGATGGTATCCGTAATCCAACAGCCGCTTGGCGATGTCCAGTGTCCTGACCCCGAATTTCTTCAACTGAATCGTGGCGTCCAGGACACATTCGTGCATACAGTGCCGGTCATACTGTAAATGGTAGTGTTGTTTGAGTTGCGCCATGACGTAATTGGCGTTCAGGACGGCCATCTGGCTGGCCTTTTTCAGGCCGGCCGGGCCCATCATCCGGATATAGACATAGGCCCGAATCAGGACCGCGATGTTACCGAAGAATCCCTTGATTTGGCCGATGGAGTCGGGTCTGTCATAATTTAATGAATAGCCGTTCTCATCCTTGGTAACAATCGCACCCAGCCCATCGGAGATGGGCTGGTTCAGCCCCCAGCGGGGGCTGGACACGGTCGGCACAGGCAGATAAGGCGTCAGTTTGGCCGTGACCGCAATCGGGCCTGAACCCGGGCCGCCGCAGCCGTGCGGCGTGGAAAAGGTCTTGTGCAGATTAAAGTGCAACACGTCAACGCATACCATAGACGGTTTGGTGATGCCCATAATGGAGTTGAAATTAGCGCCGTCCATATAGATAAATCCGCCGCCATCGTGGACTATCTGGCAAATTTCAGCGATGTGCTCGTCAAACAGGCCCAGGGTATTGGGGATGGTCAGCATCAGCGCCGCCACTTCGTTATTCATCTTGGCCTTCAGGTCCGCGATGTCCACATTGCCGTGCGGGTCGGACTTGACCTCGACGGCATGGAATCCGCACAGGGCGCCGGAGGCCGGGTTGGTGCCGTGCGCCGAGTCCGGAATCAAGACCTTGGTGCGCTTATCGTTATGTTTCTTAAAATACTGGTGGATGACTTTTAGGCCGGTGAATTCGCCGTGCGCCCCGGCCGCCGGGGTGAGCGACACGCCGTCTAATCCCGAAATTTCCTTGAGATACTCGCCCAGTTCATACATTATCCGCAGGATGCCCTGGACCGTTGAGGCCGGCTGGTAGGGATGGAGCTGGGCAAAGCCGGTCAGGCCGCACAGGGTTTCGTTGACCTTGGGATTGTATTTCATGGTGCAGGAACCGAGCGGATAGAAGCCGCTGTCCACGCCGAAGTTCTTGCGCGAGAGATTAGTATAATGGCGCACCAGGGTGAGTTCGTCCACCTCAGGCAGGTCGGCCGGAGTTTGCCTCAAGACCGTCGGGGGCAACAGTTTATTTATATCCTGGGCCGGGACGTCTAAGGCCGGCAAGGCGCAGGCGCTTCGGCCCGGACTGGATTCTTCAAATATCAGTTTGTCGTTCATAACCACAGATTCCACAGATTCCACAGATAAACACAGAAGATTCGTATTCAGTATTTATCCGCGTTAATCTGCGGTTTCTAATCTAACATTGCTGCTAATTTATCAATCTCTTCTTTCGTGTTCATTTCAGTTACACAGAAGAGCATAGAGTCCTTAAGTTCTGGATAAAATCTACCTAAAGCCAAACCACCGATAATATTTTTCTTAAGCAGATATTTATTAATTCCTTCAGGTTTCTTACAACGGATAACAAATTCATTAAAGAATGCGCCGCTAAAAGTGAGTTTAAATCCTGGAATGGCCGATAGTTTTTCAGCCGCGTAGTGCGCCTTTTGTAGATTGAGTTCAGCCACCTGTTTCAGACCGGTCTTGCCCACGGCGGACAGGTAGATGGCGGTCCGGATGGCGCAGAGGGCCTGGTTGGAACAGATATTGGAGGTGGCCTTTTCCCGGCGGATATGCTGTTCCCGGGTGGACAGGGTCAGGACAAACCCGCGCCGGCCCTTGGCATCCGTGGTCTCGCCGACAATCCGGCCCGGCATCTTGCGGATATGGGCCATCTTGGTGGCCATAAAACCCAGATGCGGACCGCCGAATGACATCCGGTTGCCCAATGGTTGGGCGTCGCCGACAACTATATCCACGCCGTAATCGCCCGGAGTTTTTAGCAGGCCTAAAGCCATCGGGTTGACCACGCTGATGAGCATGGTGCCTTCATATTTACGGACCAGCTTGACTATTTCGTCCACCGGTTCGATGATGCCGAAGAAGTTGGGCGACTGATACGCCACGCAGGCCGTGTTGTTATTCAGTTTTTTCTCTAATGCTTCCAATGAAGTCATGCCGTTGGTGAAATCCAGTTCGATGATATTGATATCCAAGTCCTCCAGCCAGGCCCGGACTGTAGCCCGGTATTCCGGATGGATGGTCTTGGAGATAATGACCTTCTTTTTGTTGGTAATATGGAGCGCCATAAGGATGGCCTCGGCCAGGGCCGTGGCGCCGTCGTAAAGCGAGGCGTTGGACACCTCCATGCCGGTCAGCTGGCACATCATGGTCTGGTATTCAAAGGCAGTGGTCAGCGCGCCCTGGCTGGTCTCGGGCTGGTAGGGCGTGTAGGCCGTATAGAATTCGCTCCGGCTGGCCAGATGGTCCACCACAGCCGGGACAAAATGGTTGTAACAACCCGCGCCCAGGAAAGACGGGGTCCGGGCTGCATTGGTATTCTGGTCGGCCAGTTCACAGAGTAGCTTGGTGGCTTCTATCTCGCTCAACGGGGCCGGCAGCGCCAGGGGCTTGGCCAGGCGGAGTTCCTTGGGGATGCTGGAAAACAGGTCGTCCAGGTTGGCCACATTAGCCGCGGCCAGCATTTCCCGGATGTTAGTATCAGTATGCGGAATATAAGGCATAGCATTCAGCGTATCAGGTTATCAGGGAATCTGGAGATTAGTGGCTCGCGGATTCCGTTTCACAGAGTTTCTGATATGCCTCTTTGGTCAGGAGATTCTTGAGTTCTCCGGTATCGGATAATTTAATCTTAACCAGCCAGCCGGCGTTGAAGGAATCGGTGCTGATCAGGTTAAGGTTGGAGACGACCGGTTCGTTGACCTCAATAACCTCTCCGCTCAAAGGGCTGTTGATATCCACCACGGTCTTGACTGATTCCACCTCGCCCATGGGCTCGGCTTGTTTTACCGCCTGTTTAAGCTTGGGCAGGTTGATGAAAATCAGGTCGCTCAGCTGCTGGGCCGCGAAATCGGTTATGCCGATCGTAGCCGTCGCGCCATCCACCTTGGCCCATTCGTGCGTCTGCGAATAATATAACTCTGCCATACACACTCTTCTTTCTATGACTATAAGACAAAATAATTATGCCGGATTATATCAGCGCGGTATAAAAAAGGCAAATAAATTCGGATAAAATACAAATATGGTTGACCCCGTTAGAAGTATTTTGTTTAATATTTTGCAGAAAAGTGTATATTAATAATTGACACAGCAACGGGGGTGTGGTTTTAATAATACGCGGCGCTAAAACGACGCTACTTCTAACGGGGTTGACACAATCATTTGGATTTATTATCTAAATTACGGAGGTATAACCATATGAGAAAAAGCATTTTAATGGCCGGACTATGCCTGGCGGCCATGTTGTTCCTGTCCGGTAATATCTATCCCCAGGCATCCAAGCCGCCGGCCAGCGGGGGTGACCAACCGATAACCAAAAATACGTTTATTCAGATTGCCCAGAAGGTAACCCCGGCAGTCGTTAACGTTTGGAATATGCAAGAGGGCGGTATTTTTGGCGGGCAGGTTAAAAGCGGCGGCGGAACGGGTTTTATTATTGATGCTAAAAAGGGAGTACTTCTTACCAATCATCACGTTGTAGCGAACGCGAAAGCATTGGTGATAACATTAAATGACAAGCGTACCCTTAAGGCAAAATTAATCGGCAGCGATCCGATTTATGATGTAGCTGTGGTGCAAATAGAAAGTCCGCCGGCAGACCTTAAACAGGTTACTTTAGGCAATTCAGATAAGGTGATGCCCGGTGAATGGATTATTGCCATCGGCCAGCCGCTGTTTATGGATTATACGGTCACGGCCGGTATTGTCTGCGCCTTAGGCAGGGAAACACAACTTGGGAAAGCCCAGCTCTCAACCATAGAATATGTCGGTTCTTATATAATGATTGATGCAATTATTAACCCGGGTAACAGCGGCGGCCCTTTATTTAACGCCAATGGAGAGGTTGTTGGCATTAATACAATTAAACTTTATGCGGGTTACGGCTATTCAATCCCTATCAACCGGGCATTGGATACTAAAGATAAAATTATGACCAATAAAGACGGCAAGGTTATCAGGGCTTATTTAGGGTTGAGAGGCCGAGATATTGATGACTATCTGGCAATGGAATATAACACGAACATGGACGATTTAATAAAAGATCTGGGTTTAAAAGAGCCCAAGGGGGTTTTTATCCAGGGGGCGGCTGATAATTCTCCGGCCGCATCGGTCGGTTTTGAGGAAAGCGATATTATGGTGGAGTTTGATGGTAAAAAAGTGGATAACCTCAAGGATTTTAGGGCGATAATAGAAAAGTTAAAGCCGGAGCAAGAGGTCAAATTAAAATACCTCCATAAGAAAGAAGAGAAAACGGTTACGGTAAAGCTTTTGGAACTTGGCGGCGACAAGAAACCGGATGAAAAACAACCAGCCGGGGAGGATGAGGACGAATAACGCGGGGGGTGTTTAATTATGGAAAATATCATATTTTGCGGGGGATGCGGGACGTTTATATCAGCCACTGAGATTTCAGCCGGCAAGGCGTCCAAGATAAACAATATCTATTATTGCCAGAAGTGTTCGACCGGGACGCAACCGGCTCCGGCCCGGCCGGCGGCCGGACCAGGCAGCAAGATTATACCACCCCGGCCAGCCGCGCCCCGGCCGGTCGGTCCTGCGCCGGCGGCACCGGCCAGACCCGTAGCCGGACCGGCGCCGATAAAACGGCCGGCGCCACAGCCGACAGTGGCCATGCCGGTAAAACAACCGGCACCCGGAGCGGTTCCGGCTCGTCCGGCCGGGCCGGTTCAGGCTCAAAAGCCGTTGGCGGCCAGGCCTGTGGTTCCGCAGCCGCCAAAAGGAGCAATCCCCAGAACGCCGGCGCCGGTTTCTTCAGCACACCTGGATGAGACGGTGCCGATTAATCCTCAGCCGGCCGGCCGGGTCGGACCCGCGGCAAAACCGGCGCCACAGAAGATCCAGAAAACAGTACCGCCCCAACCACCGGTAAAGACATCACAAACATCACGCCTCAGGCCGGTTCCGGTCCGGGAATCCCCGGAAGACATGAATGATGAAGGGCTGGAAGAAGCCTCGCGCCGGTTCGGCAAGGCAAAATCCGGCAAGGGCGGGATAAAGAAAATATATCTTATTGCCGGAGCGGCGGTGGTCGTTCTCATCGTGGTGATAGCGATAATAGTCAGTATGTCAAACGCGGCCAAACAGAAGGCCAAGGAGGAACACGAAGCGAAACTTAACAAATATTACAAAGAGGTGGTAGAAACGGAAAAGGATTTTGCCGACAATCCCCAGAAGGTCATTGACAAGATAAAAGAACACCGGGCAGCCCTTAAGGGCACCGATTATGAAAAGAAACTGGATGCCATGGAGCAAAACGCCAAGGCGCTGGTAGAAATAATCGATAAGATAAAAGAACTGGAAAAACCGGTGGATACATTAGAGGATGTCGAAAAGAGACTGAAGGATATCAGCGCGGCGCGGAGTAATCCGGCGGTATCGGAAAATAAGACGGTGGACGGCAAACTCAAAGGGCTGCTAACCGACTTTACGAAACAGAAAAAGAAATTAGCCGAGGAGGAAAGGAAAGCTAAAGAGGCGCAGGAAGCGGCTGAGAAGAAGGCCTACGAGGATTTTAAGGCGAAAATAGATAAGTTGAGGGAACAAAAGGACTGGAAAACAATGCTCCGGGAATGCGATATCCTGCTGGGACGGCCCAACGGACTGCAATACCAGGAGGAGGCGGATAAAATCAAGGAGGAAGCCAAGGCCGAGATGGAAGATCAGCAGGAAAAGGCCAAAAAACGCAAGGAGTGGCAGGTGCTCAATGATGATATTACCAAGTGGGAAAGGTCGGGTGATTCCAAATCGGAGATTTATGTCGATGACGACAAAATAATGCTGAAGAACACCAGTTCATCCAGCAATCGCGGAGCCGTGACCATTATCAGCAATGATAATGAAAAAGAGGGGTGGAAGGACTTTACCATGACCCTGGAGTTCAAGGTTTTGGGCGGTTCTTTAAAAATGTTCCTGCGGGGCGGGTACCAGGCTTACAACATCCCCGGACTGGGAACGATTAACCTGTTCGGGGGAATCCAAATCCCTTTCCCACGGAAATTTAAGGACGAATGGCAGAAATATACCATAGAGTTAAAGGGTAAAAAATTGACCATCAGCGGGACCGGCCTGGCAGAGCCGAAAACCACCGATGTCCAGGAGGGAACGGGTGGAATCGGAATTAATTTAGAAGGCGGAGATAATATTATCATTAAAGAACTGAAAGTAAAGGTGACAGAATAGTTTATGAGCGATATAAAAGAAGTAACTGACCAGACCTTTGGGGATGAGGTGTTGAAATCGAGCAGCCCGGTATTGGTGGATTTTTGGGCGCCCTGGTGCGGGCCCTGCCGAATGCTGACCCCGATTTTAACCAAACTGGCGGCCCAATACCAGGGAAAACTGAAGGTGGTGAAGTTGAACACCGACGATAACCCGGATACAGCTACCACCTACAATATTTCGGCCATTCCCACCCTGCTGTTTTTTAAGGGCGGGCAACTGGCCAACCAGGTTATCGGGGTGAAATCGCCCGATGAGTTGAAAAAGATGATTGACGAGGTGATATGAAATATTTGATTACGGGCGGGGCCGGATTCATCGGCTCGCATTTAGCCGAGGCTATCCTGAAGCAGGGCGATGAGGCCTGGATTATTGATAACCTGTCCACCGGCAGCATCAATAATATAGAACACCTTAAAGCTAATCCCAAGTTTCATTATACCATTGATACTATTTTTAATGAGCCGCTTCTGGCTGAAATGATAGACAATTCCGATATCGTGTTCCACATGGCCGCGGCCGTGGGAGTCCGGCTGATCGTGGAAAGCCCGGTGAACACCATTGAAACCAATATCGCCGGGACCGAAAGCGTGCTCAAGCTGGCGAATAAGAAGAATAAGATAGTTCTGATTGCCTCAAGCTCAGAGGTTTATGGCAAGAATAACAAGATTCCGTTCAGCGAAGATGACGATATGCTCTTGGGGCCGACTGTCAAATCGCGCTGGAGCTACGCCTGTTCCAAGGCCATAGATGAATTCCTGGCGCTGGCCTACTGGCGGGAAAAGAAACTGCCCACTATCGTAGTCCGGCTGTTTAATACGGTCGGGCCGAGACAATCAGGCCGGTATGGAATGGTGATTCCCCGGTTTGTCCAGCAGGCGCTGGCTAAAGAGCCGTTTACGGTTTACGGAACCGGCAAGCAATCACGCTGTTTTACGGATGTCAGCGACGTGGTCGGCGCATTAATAAAACTGGTCAATCACCCCAAGGCCATCGGCCAGGTCTTTAATATCGGCAGTGACCAGGAGATTACCATTGAGGCGCTGGCCTCCAGGATAAAAGAGAAGACCAAAAGTTTATCGCAGATAAAGTATATTCCCTACGACGAGGCGTACGAGAGCGGGTTTGAGGATATGCTCCGGCGCGTGCCGAATCTCGCCAAGATAGGAAACCTTATTGGTTATAAGCCGACCCAGAGCATTGACCAGATATTGGATAAAATAATCCGGTATTTCAGGGAGCAGAAATAGGCATTAACAGGAGGTTGAAAAGATGATAAATGGCGTTAAAATAAAGAAGCTAAACCCGATATCCGATGAAAGAGGCCGGGTGATGGAAATCCTGAGATGCGACGATGATATGTTCAGGAAATTCGGGCAGGTCTATGTGACCACGGCCTATCCGGGCGTAGTTAAGGCCTGGCATTACCATAAAAAACAGACCGATTCCTTTACTGTATTGCACGGAATGGTTAAGATGGTGCTTTATGATGACCGGAAGAAATCCCCGACCAAGGGAGAAGTCAGCGAGTTTTTCATCGGGGTGCATAATCCTGTCCTGCTCCAGATTCCGCCTGAGGTCTATCACGGATTTAAATGCATCAGCGAATACGAGGCGATAATGCTTAATTGCCCCAGCGAGGCGTATAACCGCAAGCAACCCGATGAATACCGGATTCCGGCGCATACCAAAAAGATACCGTATAACTGGGCGCGCAAAGACGGTTAAGCCGCAATTCGCATAAAGCAGCGCGTTATGAAGATAAATAGCATCGATGTTCACCCGGTCAGTGATGGATATTTCCGGCTGGACGGCGGGGCGATGTTCGGCGTGGTGCCGCGCGTGCTTTGGGAAAAACGCGCTTTGCCGGACGGCAAGAACCGTATCAAGATGGGGCTGTGGTGCCTGCTTATTAAGGCCGCCGGGAAAAATATCCTTGTCAATACCGGCATCGGCGATAAATATAACCGGCGTTATCAGGATATCTACGAAATCCAGCATCCCCCGGCCCTTATTTCCTCTTTGGCTGAGCATAATGTTCAGCCGGCAGACATTGATATGGTTATTCTGACACATCTGCATTTTGACCACTGCGGCGGCAATACGATTTCCCAAAACAATAAGATTATGCCGGCTTTTCCCAAAGCCAAATACATTGTCCAAAAAGCTGAGTGGGAAAAGGCTGTTAGCCCTA
The genomic region above belongs to Planctomycetota bacterium and contains:
- a CDS encoding trypsin-like peptidase domain-containing protein — translated: MRKSILMAGLCLAAMLFLSGNIYPQASKPPASGGDQPITKNTFIQIAQKVTPAVVNVWNMQEGGIFGGQVKSGGGTGFIIDAKKGVLLTNHHVVANAKALVITLNDKRTLKAKLIGSDPIYDVAVVQIESPPADLKQVTLGNSDKVMPGEWIIAIGQPLFMDYTVTAGIVCALGRETQLGKAQLSTIEYVGSYIMIDAIINPGNSGGPLFNANGEVVGINTIKLYAGYGYSIPINRALDTKDKIMTNKDGKVIRAYLGLRGRDIDDYLAMEYNTNMDDLIKDLGLKEPKGVFIQGAADNSPAASVGFEESDIMVEFDGKKVDNLKDFRAIIEKLKPEQEVKLKYLHKKEEKTVTVKLLELGGDKKPDEKQPAGEDEDE
- the trxA gene encoding thioredoxin, producing the protein MSDIKEVTDQTFGDEVLKSSSPVLVDFWAPWCGPCRMLTPILTKLAAQYQGKLKVVKLNTDDNPDTATTYNISAIPTLLFFKGGQLANQVIGVKSPDELKKMIDEVI
- a CDS encoding GDP-mannose 4,6-dehydratase; amino-acid sequence: MKYLITGGAGFIGSHLAEAILKQGDEAWIIDNLSTGSINNIEHLKANPKFHYTIDTIFNEPLLAEMIDNSDIVFHMAAAVGVRLIVESPVNTIETNIAGTESVLKLANKKNKIVLIASSSEVYGKNNKIPFSEDDDMLLGPTVKSRWSYACSKAIDEFLALAYWREKKLPTIVVRLFNTVGPRQSGRYGMVIPRFVQQALAKEPFTVYGTGKQSRCFTDVSDVVGALIKLVNHPKAIGQVFNIGSDQEITIEALASRIKEKTKSLSQIKYIPYDEAYESGFEDMLRRVPNLAKIGNLIGYKPTQSIDQILDKIIRYFREQK
- a CDS encoding dTDP-4-dehydrorhamnose 3,5-epimerase family protein, encoding MINGVKIKKLNPISDERGRVMEILRCDDDMFRKFGQVYVTTAYPGVVKAWHYHKKQTDSFTVLHGMVKMVLYDDRKKSPTKGEVSEFFIGVHNPVLLQIPPEVYHGFKCISEYEAIMLNCPSEAYNRKQPDEYRIPAHTKKIPYNWARKDG
- a CDS encoding MBL fold metallo-hydrolase; translation: MKINSIDVHPVSDGYFRLDGGAMFGVVPRVLWEKRALPDGKNRIKMGLWCLLIKAAGKNILVNTGIGDKYNRRYQDIYEIQHPPALISSLAEHNVQPADIDMVILTHLHFDHCGGNTISQNNKIMPAFPKAKYIVQKAEWEKAVSPTERTRASYIKENLIPIKEAGLLELIDGDKKLLSGISVRVTGGHTRGHQIVFIESGNKKAVYWSDLIPTTAHIDLPYIMSYDLYPEETLEEKRRLVEQAIKEDWICFWEHDPAINCGYIRKDIEGKLTVEPLA